The region AATTAGAGCTTTTTTTTATTGCTGATTTTATTTGGAAACATTATAAccttaaatattaaaatgtagaaaataaattagatgcATACAATAACAGAGGTAATGCTAATTTATGTTAGCATACAACtgtatgatatttaattttttaatatgccATTTTGATTTCATCTAAATTTAGGTCCATAGCTAATATTGAACCTAATTATTTACTTATTcctaatcatttattttaatcaagctgtggtttatccacatttatttaaaaaaaaattattaacaatttccatttctgagttttttaaaataatatcagaCAATGACGAGGTAGTGATTcattatctgattttttttaatgtaattatgaaaaataagaaacaatggTAATATTCGTCCTACAAATATTTCAATCTTAAAATTTAAGCAGAGTGATCAAATATGAGAgtaattagagtttttttttttattgctgaTTTTACTTGGAAACATTGTAaccttaaatattaaaatatagaaaataaattagatgcATACAATAACAGAGGTTTACATTGTAATGCCAATTTATGTTAGCATACAACtgtatgatatttaattttttttaatatgccaTTTTGATTTCATCTAAATTTAGGTCCATAGCTAATATTGAACACAATTATTTACTTATTCCTAATCAGTTATGATGAAACAACAATAGTATGAGCTCAAACTAGATTTGGTTGAAAATGCTAATTACTATATAAGAACAAATGATATACTTGATCTACATGGAAAATGATACTTCATattaatatagttttattttggtAGTTTTAATGATTAAATtcaacatataataataataatataatcataGATATTTCTAATTAGAAAAGTGAAAACCAACAAGGAAGAGAAGTGTGACTTGATAATCATTAATACATGCAAAAAATTCTCTTGCAATGAGTGGAGTCAAGGAACCACTCAAATGCTCTTTTGTCTTAAAAAGGCAAAAGTGCTCACGAGTTTCTCTCCATTCTCATGCTTCTCCTCactctataataataataataataataataataataacataaagaaagagagaaaaaaggtGGTAATGCCACGTAGTAgacttgcatgcatgcatgggaaTGGATATACATGGCTGGCAATtgctgttatatatatatatatttacatagtTAACAAACGCTGTAAAAAAACACATGCAGTAAAGAAATACATTAATTAGTTACAATATATGATccgctaaaaaataaaaatttaccacGTGGAGTAAATTActattacaattaaaaaaaaaagtaaagaaagtagAAAACAAAGAAACGATGAGAGGTCCATAATACTTGTCATTCAAGCTGTCATCTTTAACACATTTGATGTAGTCCCCCACTTCTTAACTTGCATCTTTAGTTCTATCTAGTCATCTCTAGAGATACACTGTGTTTGTGTTTGATATAAACCTCAATCAATCATGTTACAAGGTAGTCAAGTACTAATCACCATTTAACAATAATGATACATCAACCTTCTCTTATCTTCTTTACAACTTGCATATTTTCACCAGTACATCACGTCACAAGTTTGGCGTGTATatctatctatttttatattcatctatatgtatatatatatagatatagatatgtGTTGAAGATAGACATGTGATCAATGATGGCAATAACAGGAGAGGCGGTCACCGGAGAGGAAGACGGCAAAGACGGCTATGGGCAAGATCTAGTGATGCCCGGTTTTCGATTTCATCCGACCGAAGAAGAGCTCATCGATTTTTATCTTCGGCGCAAAATCGAGGGCAAGAGGTTCAATGTGGAGCTCATTTCTTTCCTAGATCTATACCGCTATGATCCTTGGGAACTTCCTGGTTTGAGCTCTTAAATTTTGTTTCctaaattattgaatttaattacTTGGATTTGATATAAGGAAAATTTTCGATTGGAATTTTTAGCATTGGCGACGATCGGAGAAAAAGAGTGGTTCTTTTATGTTCCGAGAGATCGAAAATATCGAAACGGTGATAGACCGAATAGAGTGGCAAGCAATGGGTATTGGAAAGCAACCGGAGCTGATCGGATTATCCGGAACGAGAAGAGCCAACCGATAGGACTAAAGAAGACGCTCGTCTTTTATTCCGGTAAGGCACCGAAAGGCGTTCGCACTAGTTGGATAATGAATGAGTACCGTCTTCCTCCTTCAACTGACACCAACATCAATgaacaacaaaagcaaaaggtgatacaaattttattttagagattttatatattcaaatttatatttaccaaattaagCATTTGCAGGTGGAGATCTCCCTCTGCAAAATTCACCAACGTGCTCgacatgaagaaaaagaaaaagaaaaattaccgCAAGCAAAACTCAAAGATGATAGCGGTACTACTTCAACTTTGGCTTCAAATTCGACGAAAACAATTGaacaagtttgtgattcacaaAATGAGAGTAGTAGCTTCAAAGAGCCGACTTGTTTGCCGTCATCAGCCATAATGTCAGTTGAAGATGAGTTTAATCAGATTTTCGGTTACAATAGAGGAGGGTATGTTCAACAGCAAAACCAGTTGATTTCTTTTATGCAACAGCCCCAAATGCTTCCTCCTAATGCGGTGGCTCCCAATTCACTTGCTGCCATTTCTTCTGACAAGCTCTGGGATTGGAATTCACTTCAAGACACTGCAAACAAATACACCATTTTCAAGTGATAATCAAATGTTGCTgaatttgctttcttttttagCTTAAATATTAGTGTATGTAATTTTGTTCAAAaccttttgaaattttatagaTATAAGAAGCTGCTTAGTTTGTTAGAAAATTTGTGAAGATTAATTAGATGGATGTGCTATTTAATTTAGAGGTTTTAATTAGCTCTTAACAGGTTAAGAAGCTCTTGCaattcaaaaaaacatatgacTGAAGGACTTGAGTTGAAGGTATGTatctctatatttatttttcacatatgcAAGTGCTTTGCATGGGTTCAACTCAatctttataattataaacattCCAAATAACACTGtgactaatttattaaaaaaggaaaaaatgcttCCTCGGCTAGCTTTTCCTTAACATGATGACTAGCTTCGCCATCCCATTTGTCATGGCAAGTGGGGTTCCATCTTCTAAATATACCCCAGGGCCAATTCCCCACTTCTGGTCTGGAGTAGGTCTTGGGTGGTGGTTGCAGGGGAATCCTAGAAGTACATGGCCGCTTCCCCTAGCCTCTGGTTAAAAGAGAAGCTTTAGAGAAGCTAAAAACTTAAGCAGTGGGCTTCAATAGAATTGATGATGAAATTCATATGCGTGCGGAAGATCGCTTTGCAAGCGCAATGCATGGTTAGTTCTTGGGTGAGGCTCCTCGGCTTGATTTGGTAAAACTTACCATGTTAGAGAAGTGGAAAGCATGGGGAAACATGCACATAGAAAACATTCCAAACTTAATTAATGAACAAACTAGCATAGTAAATCATGTTTGTTTTGCACGTATCTATATCAAATTGAACCTTTCACAATAGTTGAAGAAGGGATTTTGGGTTGATAACTAAAATTGCAAAGTCTTTGTTGTCATCCAATATGAGAGGTTGCTTACTTTTTGTTATCAGTTTGGTATGGTTGGCCATGGTACAACAAGCTACACTCAATGACAGGTTTCTTCGTTGCTTGTCCCTCCTAGACCTTggcattcaatttttttcattgcatAATAGATTTGGAGATGGATGTAGCGATAGTGGTGCCAGCAACTAAGATGGCCTATTATGTTTCAAAAATTGATCG is a window of Dioscorea cayenensis subsp. rotundata cultivar TDr96_F1 chromosome 5, TDr96_F1_v2_PseudoChromosome.rev07_lg8_w22 25.fasta, whole genome shotgun sequence DNA encoding:
- the LOC120261974 gene encoding NAC domain-containing protein 35-like, whose product is MMAITGEAVTGEEDGKDGYGQDLVMPGFRFHPTEEELIDFYLRRKIEGKRFNVELISFLDLYRYDPWELPALATIGEKEWFFYVPRDRKYRNGDRPNRVASNGYWKATGADRIIRNEKSQPIGLKKTLVFYSGKAPKGVRTSWIMNEYRLPPSTDTNINEQQKQKVEISLCKIHQRARHEEKEKEKLPQAKLKDDSGTTSTLASNSTKTIEQVCDSQNESSSFKEPTCLPSSAIMSVEDEFNQIFGYNRGGYVQQQNQLISFMQQPQMLPPNAVAPNSLAAISSDKLWDWNSLQDTANKYTIFK